Within Bdellovibrio bacteriovorus HD100, the genomic segment TCACTTCCAGATGCAGTTTTAGATAGAATTCCTTAAGTTGCTGAATCAGTTCCATGCGAAGGACTCCTGTTTGATGCCGAAGGTGAAGGTTTCAGTGCGGACTTCCATGTTGGTGAAGCGCTTGGAATAGTCTTGAGTGAACACACGCTGAATGCGCACTTCGGCTGCGGCTTGTTCGCCGCACTGGTCTTGCAAATATCTTTGCAGGATGTGCAGTTCATCCATGGCCGCGTCTGTTTTTTTCAGAATCTTGCTGTTAAAAATCTCGCGGGCCAGGTGTTGCAGAACGTAGGTTTGTTTTCCTGTGGCTGTCACCGGCAGGGATTTGTGGGCTTCAAGCATGTCGTTCAAGGGAAACTTCCACGCTTGAAGGCTGTGGCAGCGATAGGATAGCTGCAGACTGGAGGTCGCCGGTTCTGGTGCAAACAAGTGCCAGTTCTGAGTGAAGAAAGTTCCCATGTAATTGTCGACGAAGCTCATATATTGAGGTGTCGCGGGATTGTTGGGCGCCAGATAAAGGGCATGAATTCCCAGGTGAGCAACCAGGGTGCTCACCAGAGTCAGTTTTAATATATGTAGAAGTGGCGTGTTCATTTGTACTCCTGCGGATGCCATAAGTCGGATAGCACCGGACGTGCCGCGGCCATCTGCAATAGGTTCCTGCTGGGGGCGGATTTCGCTGGTGACTATCTTAAAATCGAGATTCGGTCCGAGAACGTGGAAGAAGGCCAGTGGCGTCCGGCAGGGCCGGCGGCAGGCCAGTTTGAGTGGGTTGGTCAACGGTTGTAGAATGGGCGCTAGGAGGTGACTATGGCTACACAACAAACTTCCGCTTCGCCGCAGAAGCCGAATCCTTCGACCGTCTTTGCAAAGGTCAGCGGAACTCTTAAGTCGCTGAATTTTAGTTCTGCCGATGAGGTTCGTGAGTTTCCCAATGGCCGTCTGGAGCTGGTTCGCTTCGGGGAAGCTGTTGTCGGACGGGCGATCTTGCAGCCAGGCTGGCGCTGGTCCAAATCAGTGAAAGAGATCGCGCAAACGGACAGCTGCGAAGCTCCGCATTTTCAATACCATGTTTCAGGAATACTCAGAATCAAGATGGATGATGGAACGGAAATAGACTGTAAACCCGGAGATGTGTCTTTGGTTCCACCAGGACATGATGCCTGGGTGGTGGGTGATGAGCCTGTCGTGATCGTGGACTTCCAGGGAATGGTGGACTACGCGATTCAAGCCCACAAACATTAAAGGAAAATGTCCACCGCCGCAAAAGCAGTGGACATTTTTTTGAATTACTTCTTGGCTTCGGCTTTCGGAACTTCGATATAATCCGGAGCCACGAAATCAACCGTGAACGGGTACTTGTAGGACTTGTAGGCGCCAATCTTTGGTTTGCCGGCAGAAGCATAAGCTTCATCCCACAAAGCGGCCAACAAAACCGCGCCACGAGCCATTTCAGTCACGATCATCGGCTTCATTTTCTTAAACGCCACAGACGCGGGTTGACGTTCCGCTGCAGTTTTAAGTTCCATGCCTTTTTCTTTCACCAGAGTGGACTTTTTGATGACTGGATCCATTTTCAGGATCTTTGGAATCTCTTTGTTGGAGATCACGCTCAGCACTTTCATTTTCTCAATGGCGGTTTTCGGTTTTAGGAATTCCGGATTTTTCATTCCGCGTGCGGCTTTTAGCACCAGATAATCTAGGTCGCCATCGAACTGGCCGACAACCTGATCTTCAAAGTAAGCATGGATGCCACCGTGACCGGCGGCATAACCGTCATAGTCCGCCGTGGTGTGGAATGGCTGGCAGTTGTCGCCAACAAAGTGACCCATCAGACCCATGGACACGACCATATCATAGGCCAGCTTGTTATAAGGAAGCTCGTTGTCCTGTTCTTCTTTGAAGCTCGTCGGAGCTTTGGCTTTCGCGAAGTCCTCTTTCAGGCCGGCGATGTGGCGCATGAACTGGTCGGCTCTCCACCAAGAAGATCCGAATTCCTGGGGGATGGACTTGATCGTGGAACCGTCATTTTTGAATTTGTTTGGTTTGCCGGTGAAGTCAGTCATCAGTTGTTTGTAATCAACTGTGATATCTTTTACATCCAGGCCAATAACTTCGATGTCGATGAAGTGGGTGGAGTTACCCAGCTTTGCAGCGTCGCCACCCAGGCTTTTCCAGTAAAAGTCCGGCATGTTGCACAGGTGTCCCATCATCTGGGGTTTGTGTTGCATGTATTCTTTCAGGCCCGGTTCTTTCACCAGGAAGGTGGCAACACGGCAGATGGTGTCGTGACCACGGCCACCCCAGGCAAATGCCTGAGAAGATCCAAGAAGAAGCAATGCCAACAGAATATTTCTCATAGAGACCTCTTAAATTATTGGTGACCCAGTGCCTTTGGAGCCCGGCTTTTGCCGATAAAGCCCGCAAGAGCAATGACAGTCACGATGTAAGGTAAAATCTGAACAAACTGAACTGGAATTTCCACGCCGCCGATTTGCACACCCTGCAGACGGATCTGCACGGCATCAGCAAAGGCGAACAACAAGCAGGCCGCAAAGGCCGGAACCGGCTTCCATTTACCGAAGATCAGTGCCGCCAGGGCCATGAAGCCACGGCCGCCCGTCATCATCGGGGAATAAGACGAAGCCAGGAACAACGAAAGGCTTGCGCCACCCATGGCGGCGAAGGCTCCACTCAAAGTCACCGCCGACCAGCGGACTTTACGAACACTGACACCACTGGCAGTCAGTGCTTCCGGATTTTCACCAGCAAACAAAACCCACAGACCAGAACGGGTGCGGAACATCCACAAGCTGATCGCGACGACCAGCAGACCGGCCATTAATAAAGGCTCAAAGGTAAAGCGGTCTTCCACCAGTAGCGCCGGGGTCGATCCGGTGGAGCTGTAAAGAATCTTCGTCACAAACGGAATAAAGCCCATCACAAAAAGATTCACGGCCATGCCCGTGATGATCTGATCAGCTTTGAGTTCAATCACAAACAACGCATACACAGCACCGATAGCAAAACCTGCCAATAAGGCAAAGCCCCAGCCCATCCAGGCCGACGCAAAATACTGACCGGCAATCGCACCCGCGAAGGCACCGATCAGCATGAAACCCTCCAGCGCCACGTTGACGACACCCGAGCGTTCACTCATCAATCCACCCATGGAGGCAAACACCAGCGGAGTCGCCAAGCGCAGGGTGGCCAAAGTCAAAGCCAGAATCCAGGTCATTGTTTCCATCTAACCTTTCCTCCTTTTGATTTTTATCCATTCCCAATAGCCTTGTGCCACCACACCCAAAATCACCAGTGCCTGGATGATGCGGGAGAAGTCACGGGTGATCGTGGTCGTTTCAAGATCCAGATCGGAAGCGCCTTTGTGAAGCGCGCCCATCAGGAAGGCTGCCACGATAATTCCCAAAGGGTTGTTGCTAGCCAGCAAAGCTACCGCGATACCGATAAAGCCATAGTCCGGAGAAAACCCAATACGATACTGTCCGGCGCTGCCCAGAACTTCAGACAACGCGACAAAGCCTGCCATCACTCCGGCCAAGGTCATCGCCAGAATGCGCACTTTCTTTTCTGAAATTCCCGCACGGTGAGCGGCTTCGGGATTAGAGCCCACCGCCCGCAATTCAAAGCCCCATGTGGTTTTCCAGAGGAATATCCACATCAAAACAGCCAGCACAATCGCAAAGCCCAAAGAGGCATTGGCCGGGGTGTCCGGGAACAGGCGGGCAATCAGATCATAGTCCTTAAACATGTACTGAGGTGCCACCAGGGCCGTTTCAGGATTCTGGGATTCTGGATTGGGAATGATCTTCAGGGTGAACCAGCTTGCAAGGCCTGCGGCGATAAAGTTCATCATGATGGTGATGATGACTTCATGACTGCCACGCACGGCGCGCAGCCAGCCCGCAATCCAGCCCCACAGCCCGGCGGCCACAAGACCCGCGAACAGGGCAATGACTGGAGCCAGCGGGAAAGGGATCTGCGGGAACAGCACGCCAATGGCAGCAGTGGTCACCACCGCCATGGTCAGCTGACCTTCAGCGCCGATATTAAAAAGCCCGGCATGAAAGCCGATGGCCACGGAAAGACCACAGAAAATCAAAGGCGTGGTGTATGAAAGAGTCAGGCCCAGATCGTACATGGAACCAAAAGCACTGCGCACCAGAATCATAAAGACATTCCACGGGTTTTCACCCGCGAACAAAGTCAGCAGCAAAGCCAGCGTCAATCCCAGGAAGAAACCAAAGACCCGTTTCAATGTCCACCTCCCATGGCTTTCCCAAGGGAAATTTCATTGAAGGCGGAGCGGGTGAATTCGGCCACCAGATGACCTTTGTAAAGAACAACAATGCGATCAGAAAGGGCCATCAGTTCATCCAGCTCGGAAGAGATCAAAAGCACACCCGCACCTTCATCGCGGCAGCGGCGCAGTTCATTGTGAATAAATTCAATAGCCCCGATATCCACGCCACGGGTGGGTTGAGCGGCAATAATCACATCCGGCTTTTGAGTCAGGGCGCGGGCCACGACCAGTTTTTGCTGGTTTCCGCCGGACAGCTTTTCAAAAGGCAGATGTTCATCGTGAGGACGGACATCGTATTCCTTCATGATCTCGCGCGTGCGCTCAATCAAAGCGCGGGTTTTTAGCAGCAGGCCGGAATTGAACAGGCCAGAGCGCTGTTGGCCCAGCAGGAAGTTTTCGTAAACGGGACGGGAGGGCAGAACACCAAAGCGCAGACGGTCTTCGGGGAAGGCCTGAAGCTTTCCTTCGCAAAGGACCTGACCTTCCAGGGAATGCTTGTTCAGAGATTTTTGATCCAGTAAAGCGCGGATCAGAATGTCCTGGCCGTTGCCTTCAACGCCGGCCACGCCGACGACTTCGCGGGCGTGAACTTTCAAAGAGATGTTTTCAATGCGATGATTGCCCATGGCGGCCGAGAGGTTTTCAAAATTCAGCAGCACATGGTTTGGGTCCACTGAACTGGTGCGCTCTTTCGGGTTTTGCAGGCAGCGACCCACCATCAGTTCCGCCAGTTCTTCCACGGAAGTTTCGCGGGTCGCTTTGTGGGCGACCATGCGACCCGCACGGAAGATGGTCACCGCATCAGACAGTGCCATCACTTCCTTAAGCTTGTGAGTGATGATCAGAATGGTTTTTCCTTCGGCTTTCAGTTTGCGAAGGTTGGCGAAGAGCTCCTGCACTTCCTGCGGAGTCAGAACCGCAGTGGGTTCATCCAGAATCAGAATCTTGGAATCCTGGGACAGGATCTTCAAGATTTCAATGCGTTGCTGTTCGCCGACGGACAGATCCTCTACCTTGGCGTCAAGATCGACATGGAAACCATACCGAGAGGCAATGTCATTCAGACGCTGTCGTTGTTCCGTGCGCGGAAGCAGGGAAAAGGCAGAGCCTTTTTGTTGCAGCAGAATATTGTCCAAAGCCGTGAAGGGTTCTGCCAGCATGAAGTGCTGGTGAACCATGCCGATACCGGCGGCCATGGCATCAATCGGAGTTTCGAATGTGACAGGGTTTCCGTGAATCAGAATTTCACCGCCATCAGGCTGGTACATTCCGAACAGGATTTTCATGGCGGTGGACTTGCCGGCTCCGTTTTCACCTACGATGGCATGAATGGAGCCGGAGGGGATTGCAAAAGAGATGTCGGAGTTGGCGCGAACGGCGCCAAAGTATTTGCTGATCCCTTTGAATTCAACCGCCGTGGACATGTTAACAGGCACCTATTTCTTTTTGTAGTAATCAGGAACCTGGATCTGGCCAGCGATGATCTTCTTTTTGATCTCTTCGACCTTTTTCTTCATGTCCGCCGTGATCAGTTTTTCATTGTGCTTGTCCAGAGTGTAGTTCACGCCCTGATTCTTCAGGCCGTAACGAATCTCACCTGCCGTGAATTTGCCGGCTTGGGTTTCTTTGATGGTGTCATATACCGCCACATCGACGGCTTTCATCATGCTGGTCAGGATCACACCAGGCTTGATCCAGTTCTGGTTGGAATCCACACCGATGGCGAATTTCTTTTTTTCTTCTGCGGCATCAAAGACGCCGGTGTTGGAAGCGCCTGCTGCCACGAAGATCACGTCGCTGCCTTTGGCAATTTGTGCCAGGGCAAGTTCTTTGGCTTTGGCCGGATTGTTCCAGGCTTCACCTGTGAC encodes:
- a CDS encoding cupin domain-containing protein yields the protein MATQQTSASPQKPNPSTVFAKVSGTLKSLNFSSADEVREFPNGRLELVRFGEAVVGRAILQPGWRWSKSVKEIAQTDSCEAPHFQYHVSGILRIKMDDGTEIDCKPGDVSLVPPGHDAWVVGDEPVVIVDFQGMVDYAIQAHKH
- a CDS encoding ABC transporter permease is translated as MKRVFGFFLGLTLALLLTLFAGENPWNVFMILVRSAFGSMYDLGLTLSYTTPLIFCGLSVAIGFHAGLFNIGAEGQLTMAVVTTAAIGVLFPQIPFPLAPVIALFAGLVAAGLWGWIAGWLRAVRGSHEVIITIMMNFIAAGLASWFTLKIIPNPESQNPETALVAPQYMFKDYDLIARLFPDTPANASLGFAIVLAVLMWIFLWKTTWGFELRAVGSNPEAAHRAGISEKKVRILAMTLAGVMAGFVALSEVLGSAGQYRIGFSPDYGFIGIAVALLASNNPLGIIVAAFLMGALHKGASDLDLETTTITRDFSRIIQALVILGVVAQGYWEWIKIKRRKG
- a CDS encoding ABC transporter ATP-binding protein, which produces MPVNMSTAVEFKGISKYFGAVRANSDISFAIPSGSIHAIVGENGAGKSTAMKILFGMYQPDGGEILIHGNPVTFETPIDAMAAGIGMVHQHFMLAEPFTALDNILLQQKGSAFSLLPRTEQRQRLNDIASRYGFHVDLDAKVEDLSVGEQQRIEILKILSQDSKILILDEPTAVLTPQEVQELFANLRKLKAEGKTILIITHKLKEVMALSDAVTIFRAGRMVAHKATRETSVEELAELMVGRCLQNPKERTSSVDPNHVLLNFENLSAAMGNHRIENISLKVHAREVVGVAGVEGNGQDILIRALLDQKSLNKHSLEGQVLCEGKLQAFPEDRLRFGVLPSRPVYENFLLGQQRSGLFNSGLLLKTRALIERTREIMKEYDVRPHDEHLPFEKLSGGNQQKLVVARALTQKPDVIIAAQPTRGVDIGAIEFIHNELRRCRDEGAGVLLISSELDELMALSDRIVVLYKGHLVAEFTRSAFNEISLGKAMGGGH
- a CDS encoding DUF5819 family protein, which codes for MNTPLLHILKLTLVSTLVAHLGIHALYLAPNNPATPQYMSFVDNYMGTFFTQNWHLFAPEPATSSLQLSYRCHSLQAWKFPLNDMLEAHKSLPVTATGKQTYVLQHLAREIFNSKILKKTDAAMDELHILQRYLQDQCGEQAAAEVRIQRVFTQDYSKRFTNMEVRTETFTFGIKQESFAWN
- a CDS encoding ABC transporter permease, encoding METMTWILALTLATLRLATPLVFASMGGLMSERSGVVNVALEGFMLIGAFAGAIAGQYFASAWMGWGFALLAGFAIGAVYALFVIELKADQIITGMAVNLFVMGFIPFVTKILYSSTGSTPALLVEDRFTFEPLLMAGLLVVAISLWMFRTRSGLWVLFAGENPEALTASGVSVRKVRWSAVTLSGAFAAMGGASLSLFLASSYSPMMTGGRGFMALAALIFGKWKPVPAFAACLLFAFADAVQIRLQGVQIGGVEIPVQFVQILPYIVTVIALAGFIGKSRAPKALGHQ
- a CDS encoding phospholipase C/P1 nuclease family protein, whose amino-acid sequence is MRNILLALLLLGSSQAFAWGGRGHDTICRVATFLVKEPGLKEYMQHKPQMMGHLCNMPDFYWKSLGGDAAKLGNSTHFIDIEVIGLDVKDITVDYKQLMTDFTGKPNKFKNDGSTIKSIPQEFGSSWWRADQFMRHIAGLKEDFAKAKAPTSFKEEQDNELPYNKLAYDMVVSMGLMGHFVGDNCQPFHTTADYDGYAAGHGGIHAYFEDQVVGQFDGDLDYLVLKAARGMKNPEFLKPKTAIEKMKVLSVISNKEIPKILKMDPVIKKSTLVKEKGMELKTAAERQPASVAFKKMKPMIVTEMARGAVLLAALWDEAYASAGKPKIGAYKSYKYPFTVDFVAPDYIEVPKAEAKK